From the genome of bacterium:
GCACCGTGACCATCTTGAATCCAAGCGCCCCGATGCGGGCCGCCGCCTGCTGGCCCAGGCCGGGGACGCCGCTGGCGTTCTGCACCTCGATCGGCAGGGTCTTCAGATCCTCTTCGGCCAGGCCGTAGAAGAGGTCCGCTATCACCGCGCGCATCCTGACCGGATCGGGCTCCCAGTACAAGGGCGCGAAGTTGCCGGGCAGCGTCTCCACGCGCAGCGGCGCCCCACGCGCGCGCACCGCGAACACGCCCAGGGTCATCAGTTCAGCACGGGTTAGGTTGGTCTGCGCGTTGCGGGCAAAGGCGCCCAGCAGCCGCGGACCGGCCAGGAGCGTGGAGGGCTGCTTGAGCTGCCGGACCAACGTCATGATCACCTGATGCTGGCGGTTCACCCGGCCGATGTCGCCCAAGGGGTCGTGGCGGAAGCGGATGTAGCCCGCGACCTGGTCGCCGTTCAGCCGCTGCCGCCCCTTCTTCAGGTCCACGGTAAACCCGGCCCAGCTGTCGGTGTACCGCATGTCCTTCTCGACGTCTATCTCGATGCCTCCGACGGCGTCCACCAGGCGCGCGAACGACTCGGGTCCCAGTTTGATGTAGTAGTCCACCCTGACTCCCAGGAGGCGCTCCACCGTCTTGATCGTCAGGCGCGGACCGCCGTAGGCGTACGAGGCGTTGATCTTGGTGACGCCGTGGCGCGGGATCTCGGCCCGTGTATCGCGCGGTATGGAAAGCGCAGTGATCCGCTCGCCATCGGGATCGAACGAGACCAGGATGATGGTGTCCGCCCGTGCAAAGTTCATCACCTGGCGGCGATTGTCGAGGGCTACGTCAATGCCTATCAGGAGGACGTTCACCCGGCCGGTCAGGCGGAGCGGCCAGCCGAAGGCCTCGGCGTTGCGCCGCCCCACGACGGCCTCGCCTGTGCCTATGGTCACCTGGCTCAGAATGTACAGGTAGATTCCCAGCGCAAATCCGCCGGCCACCAGCACGGCGGCCGGGACGGCCCAAACCACAGCCCGCCACCAGCGCCTGCGGGGAGGAGGGGGCGGAGGTGCCGCGGGGGGCTCAGGATCTGCCGTCTGGGCGCCCGGCGCGTGGTCCACTTTGTCAGGGAGTTGTTCGGCCACGGGGCTATCTTACGGGAACCGTCCGGCCTGCGCAACGAAGGCCGCCTCCCACGGAGGATTAGTGCCCCCCGGCACCTAACTATTTAGTGCCGCAGAGCCGCACGGGGGGGGCGATGTTGTGAAGGAATTGCGCCTCAATGCCTACGCCAAAGTCAACCTAGCCCTGGATGTACTGCAGCGTCGTGAGGACGGGTATCACGAGATCGAGACCGTCCTCCACACGATCGCGCTGCACGACTCGATAACGCTGCGCGAGTCGGGCGAGGGGATCCTCGTCACCACCGACGACCCCTCAATCCCAACGGACGCGGGCAGCCTGCTGTACCGCACGGCCGCGCTGTTGCGGGAGAAGTACGGCGTGGCGCGGCCGGTAGAGATCGAGGTGCGCAAACGCATTCCCGTGGCTGCCGGCCTTGGTGGAGGCAGCGCCGACGCCGCGATGATGCTGATCGGGCTGGCCCAGATGTGGAAGCTGCGGCTCGACCGCCGCGAGCTCTACGCGCTGGCGGCGCGGCTCGGCTCGGACGTGCCGTTCTTTCTGAGCGGCGGCGCCGCCTTGGCCCGGGGAAGGGGCGAACGGCTCCAGCCGCTCGCGCCGCTGCCGGCCACCTGGGTGGTGCTGGCCAGGCCCCGATTCCCGGTGCTGACCGAGTGGGCCTACGGGCGCATACGGCCCGCGGAGATTACCGGCCGTCCAGACATCCCGCTGCTCTTGGATGCGGTGGCCAAGCGAGATCTGCCCGCGGTCGGGCGCCTAGTGGGGAACGTGTTCGAGGAGGTTGTCGCCGGCCACCATCCCATCGTCGCCGATCTGAAGGCGCGGATCCTGCGGGGTGAGGCCTATGGGGCCGCGATGAGCGGCACTGGGCCCACCGTCTACGGGTTGATGGCCAACGAGGCCGCGGCCAGGCACCTTGCCGAGGACCTGGGAACGCGGGATGAGGTGGATGTCATCGTGACGCGCACCTTCTCGGAGGAACGCTAGTGCCTTCCGCTATCGTGCTGGCCGGTGGAGGGCCGGAGCCAGATCTGGCCCCGGGCCTTCCGAACAAGGCGTTCCTCCAGATCGGCGGCCTGGCGCTGGTGGAGCGCGTCGTGACCACCCTGCGCGGCAGCTCCAGCATTGGGAGGATCGTGGTCGTCGGGCCGCCGGAGCCCCTGGCGGCCCTTCTGGGATCTTCGGCGGAGATCGTCCCGGATCAGGGCTCGATGATGGACAACATCGCCGCAGGCGTGGCCCCTCTGAGAGATAGAGAGCGCGTGGT
Proteins encoded in this window:
- the ispE gene encoding 4-(cytidine 5'-diphospho)-2-C-methyl-D-erythritol kinase, which gives rise to MKELRLNAYAKVNLALDVLQRREDGYHEIETVLHTIALHDSITLRESGEGILVTTDDPSIPTDAGSLLYRTAALLREKYGVARPVEIEVRKRIPVAAGLGGGSADAAMMLIGLAQMWKLRLDRRELYALAARLGSDVPFFLSGGAALARGRGERLQPLAPLPATWVVLARPRFPVLTEWAYGRIRPAEITGRPDIPLLLDAVAKRDLPAVGRLVGNVFEEVVAGHHPIVADLKARILRGEAYGAAMSGTGPTVYGLMANEAAARHLAEDLGTRDEVDVIVTRTFSEER
- a CDS encoding LCP family protein; its protein translation is MVWAVPAAVLVAGGFALGIYLYILSQVTIGTGEAVVGRRNAEAFGWPLRLTGRVNVLLIGIDVALDNRRQVMNFARADTIILVSFDPDGERITALSIPRDTRAEIPRHGVTKINASYAYGGPRLTIKTVERLLGVRVDYYIKLGPESFARLVDAVGGIEIDVEKDMRYTDSWAGFTVDLKKGRQRLNGDQVAGYIRFRHDPLGDIGRVNRQHQVIMTLVRQLKQPSTLLAGPRLLGAFARNAQTNLTRAELMTLGVFAVRARGAPLRVETLPGNFAPLYWEPDPVRMRAVIADLFYGLAEEDLKTLPIEVQNASGVPGLGQQAAARIGALGFKMVTVRAAEEPAEVTTIIDRADRPRTARALASALGGFAVRKEPPAPGGGITVLLAKDAVAKLRGP